The DNA sequence TGCGATCGCCCTCGCCCCTAACACATCTCCTGCCCCACCCTTAGCTGGGTTACTCACAGCCAGTGAAATCTTTGACCTGAAGCTAAAAGCTGATCTAGTCGTGCTCAGTGCTTGTGACACTGGACGCGGCAAAATCACAGGCGACGGCGTAATCGGGCTGTCTCGCTCGTTGATTACTGCTGGAGCTAACAGTGTGATTGTATCTCTGTGGAAGGTGCCCGACGACTCTACCTCGTTTATGATGCAGCAGTTTTATCAAGTGCTGAAGCGACCAGGGATAGACAAGGCTGCTGCTCTGCGACAAGCAATGATCACCACCCTGCAACAGTTTCCAGATCCGATCGACTGGGCAGCCTTTACCATCATTGGAGAAGCCGAATAGTGGTAATCAAAGTGTCATTGTTCCCACTGACCTCATTAGCAAAACTGGGCGCAAAGACAACGCCTTCACACCCAGTTCTCAAGTAGCTTTGTGAATTAGTAGCTGGTAATACCAATTCTCCAAAAGCCAGCAACTTAACCCACTAGTTCGTAGTCAGGACTCAAGTCCTGATCACAAGTTATCCGTAGCCATAGTATGGAAACATGGCATAACCTTGGCTATCCTTCATCACCAACCAATTTCACCTTGGTAGCTAAGCCTAGTGTTTTCAATAAGCTGATGATCATCCAAGTAACATCAATTTCCCACCATTGCAGACCATGACGGGCAGAATACTGGTAAGCATGGTGATTGTTATGCCAGCCTTCGCCATAGGCTAAGATAGCGACCCACCAACAGTTGGTAGAGCGATCGGTTGTTTCATGGCTGCGATAGCCAAACTTGTGAGTGGCACTATTCACGAGCCATGTGCAGTGATATACCGCTACCAAGCGCACGAAAATGCCCCACACAACAAACGACCAACCACCAAGCATATACAGCACGATCGCCAACCCAACCTGCACCGCCAAAAAGTAGTTTTCAAAAAACTGATAGACCGGATCACTGGAAATATCTTTGGTAAAGCGCTTTACAATGTCTTCGCGATTCTCAATTTCATAGAACATCCACCCCATGTGGCTCCACCAAAAGCCTTTACCAGAATCATGGTGATCTACATGCTGGTCAGAATACAGATGATGATGACGGTGCAATCCTATCCACTCCAAAGGACCACTCTGG is a window from the Cyanobacteriota bacterium genome containing:
- a CDS encoding CHAT domain-containing protein: QLLGTQAIVGAQATKANVIQKMQTAQLIHLATHGLLDDYKGLGVPGAIALAPNTSPAPPLAGLLTASEIFDLKLKADLVVLSACDTGRGKITGDGVIGLSRSLITAGANSVIVSLWKVPDDSTSFMMQQFYQVLKRPGIDKAAALRQAMITTLQQFPDPIDWAAFTIIGEAE
- a CDS encoding fatty acid desaturase, producing the protein MTVATLNKPKPAWAVILFMVGVHIGALFAFLPSNFSWSAVGLALFLHWVTGCLGVTLGWHRLITHRSFQTPKWLEYFFLFCGSLSCQSGPLEWIGLHRHHHLYSDQHVDHHDSGKGFWWSHMGWMFYEIENREDIVKRFTKDISSDPVYQFFENYFLAVQVGLAIVLYMLGGWSFVVWGIFVRLVAVYHCTWLVNSATHKFGYRSHETTDRSTNCWWVAILAYGEGWHNNHHAYQYSARHGLQWWEIDVTWMIISLLKTLGLATKVKLVGDEG